A window from Drosophila kikkawai strain 14028-0561.14 chromosome 2L, DkikHiC1v2, whole genome shotgun sequence encodes these proteins:
- the LOC138928509 gene encoding uncharacterized protein: MKEVAPTRIPTDHYFIPHHCVLKPESSTTKLRVVFDASCKTTSNKSLNDILYAGPTVQSELFAILLRFRTHKYVFTADIEKMYRQVWIHPDHQFHQLIVWRKNPSDELKYYRLKTVTYGTTSAPFLATKCLDYLAEKTAKNLPLGASVLKHDFYVDDCLTGANSIPEAVQIQQELNKILVPAGFKLRKWCSNNGEVLAQIPKEDIVNHVKLDETLQHYSVKTLGLIWVPHKDQLCGRSQKSEASTITKRVVSSEASQIFDPLGLFAPVVVKAKIFMQSLWQLKMGWDDELSQLLQTEWKNYRADLQALNNLQISRHIFDGKVPINQEIHTFVDASERAYGAAIYVRATYKNNLFGYCAQSQE, translated from the coding sequence atgaaagaagtAGCTCCCACAAGGATACCTACGGATCACTACTTTATCCCGCACCACTGTGTGCTAAAGCCCGAAAGCAGCACTACAAAACTACGGGTAGTGTTCGATGCTTCCTGCAAGaccaccagcaacaagtcgttaaatgatattttgtatgctggacccaccgtacagagcgaactgtttgcaattttGCTACGGTTCCGCACTCACAAGTACGTGTTCACAgccgatatagagaaaatgtatcgcCAGGTATGGATACATCCTGATCATCAATTTCATCAATTAATCGTCTGGCGAAAGAATCCATCAGACGAACTCAAGTATTATCGACTTAAAACCGTAACATACGGTacaacatcagctccattcctAGCTACAAAATGCTTGGATTACTTGGCTGAGAAAACCGCCAAGAATTTACCGCTTGGAGCATCCGTGCTCAAGCATGACTTTTATGTCGACGACTGTCTCACAGGAGCAAATAGCATCCCAGAAGCAGTTCAGATTCAacaagagctaaacaaaatactggTACCAGCCGGATTCAAGCTCCGAAAGTGGTGCTCCAACAATGGCGAAGTTCTCGcacaaattccaaaggaaGACATTGTCAACCACGTCAAATTAGACGAAACCCTTCAACACTACAGTGTGAAAACATTGGGTTTGATCTGGGTACCACATAAGGATCAGCTATGTGGGCgatcccaaaaaagtgaagcgtcAACCATCACCAAACGAGTGGTGAGCTCAGAGGCGTCACAAATTTTCGATCCACTAGGACTATTCGCTCCTGTGGTGGTAAAGGCTAAGATATTCATGCAAAGCCTGTGGCAGCTGAAGATGGGCTGGGACGACGAGCTTTCTCAACTTCTGCAAACTGAGTGGAAAAATTATCGTGCTGATCTACAAGCATTGAACAATCTACAAATTTCACGGCACATCTTTGACGGAAAGGTGCCCATTAACCAGGAAATTCACACGTTTGTCGATGCGTCAGAGCGGGCATATGGAGCAGCAATCTATGTCCGAGCCACATATAAGAACAATCTGTTCGGCTACTGTGCTCAAAGTCAAGAGTAG